Proteins from a single region of Rana temporaria chromosome 5, aRanTem1.1, whole genome shotgun sequence:
- the LOC120941646 gene encoding E3 ubiquitin/ISG15 ligase TRIM25-like has protein sequence MASADLRQELDCSICLEMYKDPVMLSCGHNFCRVCIDRVLDTQEGSGGYSCPQCRKRSRSRPTLQRNITLCNIVETFRSTQLEEGKTGIFCTYCYHSPVPAVKSCVMCEASLCDNHLRVHSKAPEHVLTDPTTSMENRKCSIHRELLKYYCTEDSACICVSCSLAGEHRGHKVETLDEASENKKQKLRNVLQKLIANRMEIEQRVRSLQEHKEKVQEKSASLTERVTALFIELRRHLEDLEKSVRRNISSQEEQISRSLSDLIAQLEIKKEDLSRKMEDIEKLCNMTDPLTVLQESDTGDLCDTEGDNEDRERHDRLLHDGGDLDVFGISHTLHTGLSDMIKEVNVFSNIPEASDILLDVNTAHNNLQISDDMKTVSWSDIWQNRPETPERFQWYAQVLSSQRFSSGRHYWEVDVRESENCRVGMCYPSIERRGGEQSLIGDNNKSWGLHRYSRGFYLIHDNNLISLSPSPSSNRVRVRIYVDYEAGQISFYDLCDPIRHLHTFTTTFTEPLHAGLWVGKGSIKISGTVRRFLL, from the coding sequence atggcgtctgctgatctgagacaGGAGCTGGACTGTTCCATCTGTCTGGAAATGTATAAAGAtcctgtaatgctgagctgtggACACAACTTTTGCCGGGTCTGTATTGATCGTGTGttggatacacaggaggggtctGGAGGTTATTCCTGTCCTCAGTGCAGGAAAAGATCTAGGAGTCGTCCCACACTGCAGAGGAACATAACATTGTGTAACATAGTGGAGACTTTCCGATCTACTCAgctggaagaagggaagactggaATCTTCTGTACTTATTGCTATCactctcctgtacctgctgttaaATCCTGTGTGATGTGTGAAGCTTCTCTGTGTGATAATCATCTGAGAGTCCACAGCAAGGCACCAGAACATGTCCTAACTGATCCCACCACTTCCATGGAGAACAGAAAATGCTCCATCCATAGAGAACTTCTTAAatattactgcactgaggactcTGCCTGTATCTGTGTGTCCTGCAGTTTGGCTGGAGAACACCGGGGACACAAGGTGGAGACTCTGGATGAGGCCTCtgagaataaaaaacagaaactgAGAAATGTTCTGCAGAAACTGATTGCTAATAGAATGGAGATTGAGCAAAGAGTCCGGAGTCTGCAGGAACATAAGGAAAAGGTACAAGAAAAATCAGCCAGTCTAACCGAGAGAGTCACTGCCCTGTTCATAGAGCTCAGGAGACATCTGGAGGACCTGGAGAAGAGCGTTCGGAGGAACATCTCCAGCCAGGAAGAGCAGATTTCCCGCTCATTGTCTGATTTGATTGCTCagctggaaataaagaaggaggatCTGTCCAGGAAGATGGAGGACATTGAGAAGCTGTGTAACATGACTGACCCACTGACTGTCCTACAGGAATCCGACACAGgggacttgtgtgatactgagggggataatgaggacagagagagacatgatagactcctccatgatggaggggatctggatgtGTTTGGAAtctcacacacattacacacagggtTATCTGATATGATAAAAGAGGTAAATGTATTCTCCAATATACCGGAAGCTtcagacatattactggatgtgaACACAGCTCATAATAATCTACAGATATCAGATGACATGAAAACTGTATCCTGGTCAGATATTTGGCAGAATCGTCCAGAAACACCGGAGAGATTTCAGTGGTATGCCCAGGTATTAAGCAGTCAGAGATTTTCCTCGGGGCGACATTACTGGGAAGTAGATGTCAGAGAGTCAGAAAATTGCAGAGTCGGGATGTGTTATCCCAgtatagagaggagaggaggagagcagtcactgATTGGAGATAATAACAAGTCCTGGGGTTTGCACAGGTATAGCCGTGGGTTTTATCTAATACATGACAATAACCTGATCAGCTTATCTCCCAGTCCCTCCAGTAACAGGGTCAGAGTCAGGATCTATgtggattatgaggccgggcagatctccttttatgatctgtgtgacccgatcagacacctccacaccttcaccaccaccttcactgagcccctccatgccGGGTTATGGGTAGGAAAAGGTTCTATAAAGATCTCTGGGACGGTCAGGAGATTTTTACTTTGA